A single Chanos chanos chromosome 8, fChaCha1.1, whole genome shotgun sequence DNA region contains:
- the slc35a1 gene encoding CMP-sialic acid transporter — protein MANEPVSIVFKLYCLTVMTLVAATYTVALRYTRTVSSDLYFSTTAVCITEVIKLILSVGMLFRETGTLNKLQAVVVEHIFHSPKELLKLAVPSVVYAIQNNMAFVALSNLDAAVYQVTYQLKIPCTALCTVLMLNRSLSRLQWFSVFMLCAGVTLVQWKPAESTKVQVEQNPFLGFMAIAVAVLCSGFAGVYFEKVLKSSDTSLWVRNIQMYLSGIVITLVGVYMTDGPQILEKGFFYGYTPWVCFVVFLASVGGLYTSIVVKYTDNIMKGFSAAAAIVLSTVASVSLFGLQITATFATGALLVCVSIYLYGLPKQDTSKLARTEPQKDSKSKLISV, from the exons ATGGCAAACG AGCCCGTGAGTATCGTGTTCAAGCTGTATTGCTTGACGGTGATGACATTGGTGGCAGCTACATACACCGTGGCGCTGAGGTACACGAGGACGGTGTCTTCAGATCTGTATTTTTCTACAACCGCTGTGTGCATCACTGAAGTCATTAAGCTCATCCTGAGCGTTGGGATGCTATTCAG AGAAACGGGGACTCTGAATAAGCTACAGGCTGTGGTTGTAGAGCACATTTTCCACAGCCCAAAAGAGCTCCTAAAACTTGCCGTGCCATCTGTGGTCTATGCCATTCAGAACAACATGGCGTTTGTAGCCTTGAGCAACCTGGATGCAGCTGTTTATCAG GTGACCTATCAGCTGAAGATTCCGTGTACAGCTTTGTGCACAGTGCTCATGTTGAACCGTTCTCTCAGTAGGCTACAGTGGTTCTCCGTATTCATGCTGTGTGCAGGAGTCACGCTAGTGCAGTGGAAACCTGCTGAATCGACGAAAGTACAG GTTGAACAAAATCCGTTCCTGGGTTTCATGGCCATTGCTGTGGCTGTTCTGTGCTCTGGGTTTGCAG GTGTGTACTTTGAGAAGGTTCTGAAGAGTTCAGACACGTCGCTATGGGTACGGAACATTCAGATGTACCTGTCCGGTATCGTGATCACCCTCGTGGGCGTGTACATGACGGATGGACCCCAGATCCTGGAGAAGGGCTTCTTTTACGGCTACACCCCCTGGGTTTGCTTCGTCGTCT ttttgGCCAGTGTGGGTGGTTTGTATACGTCCATAGTGGTGAAGTACACAGACAACATCATGAAGGGCTTCTCTGCAGCTGCCGCCATTGTCCTCTCCACGGtcgcctctgtctctctgttcggTCTCCAGATAA CTGCAACCTTTGCAACCGGAGCTCTGCTGGTGTGCGTTTCCATATACCTGTACGGACTTCCCAAGCAGGATACCAGCAAGTTAGCCAGAACCGAACCTCAAAAGGACTCGAAGTCAAAACTGATCTCCGTCTGA